A window from Montipora capricornis isolate CH-2021 chromosome 7, ASM3666992v2, whole genome shotgun sequence encodes these proteins:
- the LOC138056868 gene encoding general transcription factor 3C polypeptide 4-like: MAERNSEWYLEPRINHNLVQSACFQKVAWSPLNCDRLGRCVIATLFSDFQLRIHICPTVTLGVKWREVYDLSCLLNGYLKKNKFKINEDIMPLDAKASESVDQISQESKYSRFVQRVQMLTFTSLHWFSEIYYPAIDPSTPKANDSFEHHQFSLLATGTQSGHVIFWKVTVPVQMSNPQGVQLEGFLNTNQAWPSSLAWQQVSYNHGILAVGSIDGFIKAFSIELLPSLCGMAEYVLWGDKDGMQVHLMEWLSSSQANNSGYRLVACKGSSVIIFYISVKNGLIVAKPIQKIVTKVHRMPITGLHCIQNGTIFTCSMDCLVQILTDDANTSRSVNYDPKKDFSCYGIGVSPNGVFISLFLSPSSHTHKSLESHETHILFVNIACGLLSITQLLKRDCLQMEKWDMCKALQYFIHRSKTELKKEICQFEFMGDLEGLSLAQLVLRHHVLSMHVMVLTLQNDDQGPDKMLGSEYSDELECTTDYMYKYLATGFVRHWMNARDVESDSHSDSVAVLVTCDWLVMKYPESDTLHLVNEVYQFFEDVDGLRVVSSLQEKLGENENMSVDRSTSITCDSQVNIQEEDVGGAENGKGSVAEGLDSNDMPGFPAREKCQICDNSIPLESITHGTCLNGHKWQRCCVSFLVCADLIHKRCQDCSRCVSNPHADTSTWLCNLLQGTSKCPFCLGFFRE; encoded by the coding sequence GCAGATGTGTAATTGCGACATTGTTCTCCGATTTCCAGCTCCGAATCCATATCTGTCCGACGGTGACTCTAGGTGTAAAGTGGAGGGAAGTATATGATTTGTCGTGTTTGCTGAATGGTtacttaaaaaagaacaaatttaaaattaacgAAGATATAATGCCACTAGATGCAAAAGCGTCCGAGAGTGTTGACCAAATTTCGCAAGAAAGCAAGTATTCTCGCTTTGTTCAGCGAGTTCAAATGCTTACATTCACTTCATTGCATTGGTTTTCAGAAATCTATTACCCTGCAATTGATCCTAGCACGCCTAAAGCAAACGATTCATTTGAACACCACCAGTTTTCTTTGCTGGCGACAGGTACGCAAAGTGGCCATGTGATTTTTTGGAAAGTGACTGTGCCAGTACAAATGAGCAATCCACAAGGCGTTCAACTAGAAGGGTTCTTAAATACCAATCAAGCGTGGCCGTCTTCGTTAGCCTGGCAACAAGTCAGTTACAATCACGGTATACTGGCTGTCGGCAGCATAGATGGCTTTATCAAAGCTTTCAGCATTGAGCTACTTCCATCATTATGTGGAATGGCAGAGTATGTACTTTGGGGAGACAAGGATGGAATGCAAGTTCATTTGATGGAATGGCTGTCTTCCTCTCAAGCAAATAACAGTGGTTATCGTCTTGTTGCATGCAAAGGATCTTCAGTCATAATATTTTACATCagtgtgaaaaatggtttgatTGTTGCAAAGCCAATACAGAAAATAGTTACGAAAGTGCATAGAATGCCGATCACTGGGTTGCACTGCATACAAAATGGTACTATCTTTACCTGCAGTATGGACTGCTTAGTGCAGATATTAACTGATGATGCAAACACATCAAGGTCTGTCAATTATGATCCCAAGAAAGACTTTTCTTGTTATGGGATTGGGGTATCACCAAATGGTGTTTTCATTTCACTGTTTCTTTCCCCTAGTAGTCACACCCACAAATCTCTGGAATCTCATGAAACTCACATTCTATTTGTGAACATAGCTTGTGGACTGTTGTCCATCACTCAGCTGTTAAAGAGGGATTGTCTTCAAATGGAGAAGTGGGACATGTGCAAAGCGCTTCAGTATTTCATCCATCGCTCTAAAACGGAATTGAAGAAAGAGATTTGTCAATTTGAGTTCATGGGAGATCTAGAAGGACTTTCCCTTGCTCAATTAGTTTTGAGACATCATGTGCTTTCCATGCACGTGATGGTGCTAACTTTGCAGAATGACGACCAGGGACCCGACAAGATGCTTGGAAGTGAATACTCAGATGAGCTTGAATGTACAACagattacatgtacaagtatcTGGCGACTGGGTTTGTAAGACATTGGATGAATGCAAGAGATGTAGAATCTGATAGTCATTCAGACTCAGTGGCAGTATTGGTGACCTGTGACTGGCTGGTGATGAAATATCCTGAATCGGACACACTTCATTTGGTAAATGAAGTCTATCAGTTCTTTGAAGATGTTGATGGTCTCAGGGTGGTGTCCTCTCTTCAAGAGAAACTGGGAGAGAATGAAAACATGTCTGTGGACAGGTCCACCTCCATAACCTGTGATTCACAGGTTAACATTCAAGAGGAAGACGTTGGTGGAGCAGAGAATGGAAAAGGATCAGTTGCAGAAGGATTGGATTCAAATGACATGCCTGGCTTCCCAGCTCGAGAGAAATGCCAAATTTGTGATAATAGCATTCCCCTGGAAAGCATAACTCACGGAACTTGTTTAAATGGACACAAATGGCAGCGCTGTTGTGTGTCATTTCTCGTTTGTGCTGATTTAATCCACAAACGTTGTCAGGACTGTAGTCGCTGTGTGTCAAATCCACATGCTGACACATCGACCTGGTTATGCAATCTGTTACAAGGCACATCAAAGTGTCCCTTTTGTTTGGGCTTTTTTCGTGAGTGA
- the LOC138056871 gene encoding N-acyl-phosphatidylethanolamine-hydrolyzing phospholipase D-like isoform X1, translated as MAENQDNEDLQKPVKKNGRYVDPWGTTTMPSVIDVVRWRLKEKSERGVRGTWRHLYRFKKEELDQTLPVLTLDSSLLSSPPSDDIQVTWLGHASVLVQMDGCNILTDPNFSMYAGPSQWLGMKRYRPPPCSVEDLPRIDAVCISHDHYDHLDFNTIKGLNLRFKENLHWFVPMGLKNWMIDSGCQNVTELEWWEEAKFPDTSVKFIFTPSQHWCRRSVFDQNKVLWGSWTVVGPKHRFFFAGDSGYCRGFKQIGNKFGPFDFAAIPIGAYKPRWFLKFQHVDPTEAVCIHEDIGSRFSLGIHWGTFPTGYEHYLAPPKDLAKALKSKGIAETSFFTLNHGESKIIE; from the exons atgGCAGAAAACCAGGATAATGAGGATTTGCAGAAACCTGTCAAAAAAAACGGTCGGTATGTCGATCCTTGGGGTACTACAACGATGCCTTCAGTGATCGACGTTGTCAGGTGGCGATTAAAAGAGAAAAGTGAACGTGGCGTCAGAGGAACGTGGAGACATCTCTATCGGTTTAAAAAAGAG GAATTAGACCAAACATTACCTGTTCTTACCCTTGACAGTTCACTTCTATCATCACCCCCCTCAGATGATATTCAAGTGACATGGTTAGGACATGCCAGTGTTCTTGTTCAAATGGATGGGTGCAATATCTTAACAGATCCTAACTTCAGCATGTATGCTGGACCAAGCCAGTGGCTGGGTATGAAGCGTTACAGACCACCACCCTGTTCTGTGGAAGATTTACCGCGGATTGACGCAGTTTGCATCAGCCATGATCACTACGACCATCTGGATTTCAACACTATCAAGGGTCTTAATTTACGATTCAAAGAAAACTTGCATTGGTTTGTTCCGATGGGACTAAAAAATTGGATGATTGACAGTGGATGTCAAAATGTTACGGAGCTGGAGTGGTGGGAAGAGGCAAAATTTCCTGACACTTCTGTGAAATTTATTTTCACTCCTTCACAGCACTGGTGCCGCAGATCCGTATTTGATCAAAATAAAGTGTTGTGGGGTAGTTGGACGGTTGTCGGACCAAAACATAGATTTTTCTTTGCTGGAGATTCTGGATACTGCAGGGGGTTCAAGCAGATCGGAAACAAATTTGGACCATTTGATTTTGCGGCTATTCCCATAGGTGCTTACAAACCAAg gtgGTTTCTAAAGTTCCAGCATGTTGATCCAACTGAAGCAGTCTGTATTCACGAGGATATTGGCAGTCGTTTTTCCTTGGGAATACACTGGGGCACATTTCCCACCGGATACGAG caTTATTTGGCCCCGCCAAAAGATCTGGCCAAAGCACTGAAGTCTAAAGGAATTGCAGAAACAAGTTTCTTTACTTTGAATCATGGGGAATCCAAGATCATAGAATGA